The Ptychodera flava strain L36383 chromosome 14, AS_Pfla_20210202, whole genome shotgun sequence genome segment acaaaaatgacCCGAGAAATTACAGAGGGATAACATTGCTAAGTACAATTAGTAAACTTTTTACTTCAGTTCTAAAACAAAGACTAATTactcatattaaaatgaaaacCTTATAATTAGGGAACAAATTGGCTTTATGCAGAGTTTAGTACATATgatcatatatttgttttaaaacaattactTACAAAGTATCTGAGTAAggggaaatatatttttggctgTTTCATAGACTTTCAGAAAGCCTTTGATTCAATTTGGCATGTGGGGCTTCTACACAAACTAATAAAGTATGGTATCACAGGGAAATTTTATAACATCATTAagtcaatttatttaaattcgAAGGGTTGCATTAGGGTGAAAGAGGGACTCACTGAACAGTTTCCCATGGAGAGAGGAATAAGGCAAGGTGACGGCTTAAGCCCACTGCTTTTTAACCTATACATTAATGACATAAAAGATTCGCTTAATTGTGTCAGCAATGACCCACCAACTTTATTACGGAGTACTTTATCATGTCTACTTTATGCAGATGACTTACTTCTACTTCTGAGACACCTACGGGGCTACAGAATGCTATAAATTCAATAGggcattattgtgaaaaatggcatttaggcataaacattctcaaatcaaaatcatggttttcaacaaatcggggaaaattttcaacaaatttaaatttactatacatggtaatgagttggaaaatgtgtcaacatacacttaccttggcataaagttaaatattacaggaaaactaaacagagcacaaatgatttgaaaaacagagctatgaaggcatgttttaaattgagacagttactctttgcagagttaaatattccaattaaggtccatttacaaatgtttgatgccatgataaaacctattctgctatactgtacagaagtatggactgcagacatatgcacaaatgcaaaaaccatactcacaaacttaacaaacacaattgaaaagttgcacattaaattttgcaagtaCATACTTAAAGTGAATAACAAAGCATCCAACATAGCATGTCTAATGGAACTGGGTAGATATCCTctaattgtttcaagcataacacaaatggtcaatattggttaaaaataagtaagaaatctgatacaacactgactcgtgaggcttatgatctgggttgtcaactggacaatgcacatacagataattgggtgtcaggaattaaacaatcgttgctgctcgtaaatattggagatgccatgaatgtaaagatagaaaatgacaaacactttaaaactaatttcaatgtaaaagttaaacagctatttgaaaaatgtgcatttgaattgattcatgatgataccagacaagggcaccataaaaataaacttcgcacatacagagagttgaaaaaagatttctctctcgaaagctaccttcatgttataaaaaacccagatcacagatcagccctgtgcaagttacgcattagtgcacacatactacacatagaaacaggtagatatagaaaccttgatgtcatagacagagcatgcccaatttgccaaaacaaacaagtagaagatgagatacattttctttttcattgcaaaggatacacagacattagacatgattttttcagtaaactaaacatttgtaaaaacgcattcagaggcacacaagaccttgtaagcatcttttcaaggacagataaagcatcactatgtgaattgggaaaatacatacatacatgttttaaactcagacaagacaaaatgaaaaaggcaaagtaaactatttatgaacctttaatatgttgacctcatgtatagatatttatatttatatatatattatatatactctttcattgttgtttttgcaaaacctttattgtactttatgatcaagatcccaactgggatacgatttcaataaaggcttactttactttactttactttacatacacatacagacagacagactcctcacatacagacttttttcaaccatataacctcccaattgccatatatgtatggcaaatgggagttAAAAAACCATTAAACAAGCTACAAACAGTGTACCTCATAAATGGTTTATCATGTAAAATGCTAATGGGAGTAATGAGTGCAATTGATAAAACTGTTTACgagaaatgtttttaatttggaTTTGAAAAGTCAAATAACTGTTAAACATTTTAATTCAACTGGTAGATAGTTCCATAGCTTTGGATCACAAACTGCAAAAGCTTGACTTTTAAACATGTTGAAAGATCTTGGTACCAGCAGATTCATACAGGAATTTATCTGCAATTTATCTTGAGAGAACTAATACAATAACGATGTTTTATCAAAGATAAAACAGAGATAGACAGTGTCAGTGCTAAGGAAAACATTTTTCGACTAGTATTGCAGTACAGCTGGCAGTAGCTTTGTACATGTGTACACTGTACATATCGACATCGATCGTGTACGCGGACGCATGGTACATATAGTGATTTACATTTTCACTATCGCACAAGCACTAGTAGTACTAGTAGCAGATCAATCGATTAATTACCAACTCGGTGACAATCACCGAGTTTTaagaaaacattcaaacagTCGTATCCCTTACCGATGATAGCATTTGATATATTACATACGCACAGCAGCGAAAGACATGCGAGGAGAAGTCGCTTCATCTTTGTGTCATGTGTTCAGACTGCAGACATCGACTGTAAACTGCTGTCTTATTGACATCACATGACGGACCATAAACCCACGTGATGATTTCGAAAGTGTCGAGACCGGCCCGGGGCGCCAGTGGGTCAAGCTATTGTTTTTTAAAAggaaagtttagaaagctagAGGGTCTTCTGATATAGCAATATCTACTGGTTTCTTAGGGACTCTAAACAGCGCCGTCAGCGGCCATCTAACATAGGGACGATCCAGCGACTGTCGACTGCCGCGAGCGCTAAAGCTGCGCCTGTAATAATAATGGCCGATTATGATGATTATTGCATATTTGAAGACAGCGATGATGAAGACAGAAGAGCTGAAAGGTAGGAAGGTCCCGTAATGCTACTTGTGACGCAGGGGAGCTCGACTCACATGGGTTTAAGCATGTCTCCTTCGACTTCGAGTCCATGGTGATATCAGCCTCTTCAGAAAACGTAGAATAAATGCCCCCTTATTGTAGGTCGAGCGCCAACCACAGTGTCAGTTTGTAACACGAGAGAAGCAAGGCTTTCCTGTGAAAGACCCATAATCAATGCTTTGAACAGGCGTCTGTGTATACTAAAGCTCGCTATCGTGGAGGAGCCGTGGTATTGTGAAGAACATGTAGTATGTACGTCCTGTGATCGACGTTCGTCGAACGTCGTTGCATTGTATTGTACTCGCATGATGATATTACGTATTTGTGCAATTCTGAAAAGCTTTAGTCTTCAATTTAGGTACAGTAAGTCTGTCTGTTAAGAACAGCTTCTAGTTACGTTGTCCCATCGTTTTGACCCCGTCAGCAACAGTCTCTTGTTGCTTGATACATGGCAAAGGCCAGTGCCACTGTCACAAGTGTTAGCATAAGAAAGAGAGCCTTTCTTCCTAATGCTTACAGACTATAGTGGCCTTTGCTGTGTATTGAGCCCAAAATGACTGTGTCTGATGAGGTCAGCTAGGCTTTAGTGGAGGCGAGTAATGCCTTGAACGTGTCATGGCCTTAGCCCagccatggaggtaaaaatCCTCCATGACAAGGCGTAGACAGAATGAGATGCATTACAGACACtttgcaccaaaaccagttcgcccaagacaacttcgtcccaaagccatttcgcaccaaaaccacctcgtcccaagtactagctcatccaacgccacttcgccccaagtaccacctcaTACTAAAACCACTTTGCCCAAAGTATATAGTAACATCAACTCATCCTAAAACAACGATGCCATGATGTATCATAACATTGTTTTTGCATTGTGtcaggacattttggctaccacgaaccatttattcttgcatgaaaccataaacggtatattagaaagaaaaaacacgcaaactactaaatgctacaactcaggtgctGTTCGCAGAATTGCACAGTCCCTTTTCttgaaatgtgtacaatttcaagatttcagtcctgggatgaTAGAAAGGTGATTAAAACTTTGATGGCAGTGTTTCAGCTTTTAACGGTAAGCGATAAGTTGGGGGTGAAGTGGCATTGTGTTTTTGGGGGGAATGGTTTTGGGTGACTAGCTTTTTGGGAgaagaggttttggtacgaggttgttttggtgcgaagtggttttggtgcaaaatgcCGATGAGACTGTATGGTgtgaagtggttttggtgcgaagtggctTGGAACCGCTGTACATGGCCAATCGTCACCATATATGCGCAGGAGATAGTCTGTCATTTTGCACATCAAAACAGCACAAttattgtttacttttgaaGCAAGCTCACTTTCTCACAGAAACACAACCATCAGTTCTCTGAGCTAAGTTGTATGATATTTAAAACGTCATACGAATGCTACTCAAATATTAGGGTTAGTGTTAGAAgtctttgcaaaatttttttgacacacTCTCTCATAAGATTCAAATAGAAGTTCCACTGAGGTAGCTTTTAACGTGAATGAAACTTTGGGTGAGTTAGTTTTGTACTGTGTTGGTTTCAGGCAGAGTTGACTTCTTCCAGGTTTGATATAGGGCGCATGATATAGGTCATAATATCATATGCACTTATGGTCTGTCAGGCTCCTGTGTTCTATGAATGTTCAAATGTCTGATGCACTTTTAGTACATCAGATGTATAGCAGTAGTGCCATACAACAGTAGCCTATCAGGCTGTAAGTGCCTGTGGTTTTTGATACCTCTTTGATTAATGATAAGGAAAACTGTCAGTGACAAACAGAAACTGGATTATGATCTACGAGATACTCTTTTTGCCAAAAAGAGTCTTACCACTTATTGTGTCCCAAATCATCTTTACCCGTACACCAACCTGTATTCCTATGCTTCTTCATCCCAAACCAACTCCATGTCATCCAATTTTATTCCTAGAGGGATGGTCAGTTTGCCTCAACTAAGCATACAACCAGGATTGTTGCTTTGCATTTCCTTTATCTCTGAACAGACTGGCTCTGACTGGTAAATGTTATTTTCAGCCACTCGTATCAATGGGTATAGCTAACTCAAATTGTCTTAAGgtggtatgcacctcgaaagtgaaagatttaactTTTGAGCAAACTCttacaaccattctctttcaaaatcaagaataaaaatcgggggtcaccatgcaaattttggtactggagaaacaaataacccaagatttaccaatatttgaaattcactctatggagaaaaataaaatttttgaatttccaaaaACTAAGCCTGTAAAAGTTTTCTAACACCTAGAGCCTTAAAATGAAGCCCTCCAAGTgctatatcagaaaagaattgagaCACATTGTACCTTAATAATTGTTATAGCACTAAATATTTTCTCTTTATCTGCAGCTCCGAAGATGAACTGCAAATCATCCTGCATGGAACTCCAAAACAGAAGCGACGTCTGTGCAGAAGTCTGAGCAGGGGTAGTTTAGATTTGACAGATGCTTCGTCAAGTGGTGATGAATTTGAAAAAGAGGTAGAAGCAGAACTTGATGCTACTATGAGATCACTAGAGGAACAGCACAAAAACATGGGTAAGATGATTGCCAAGTGGGAACTAGAGAATCTTTTTTATAGTCCATTACAAATGAATGCTATAAAGTTTTTCAATACggttttgccaaaaaagtgattttgtgcGAAAAACGGCTGTGTGACGTCCAACACCCCATAAGCTGTTATCAGTTATGGGGTTCACATCTAGGCCCAGGGCCGGCCAGAACTAATCCGGCAGAATGTGAGAAGATAAGCTAATCTTTTGTCCGCGTTCACATTACGTTCAACGCTGTCCTAGCCTAGATCATTTGGTAGCGTCTAGCCGACCGTTGACCTTATACAGGTCAAAATACATTCatcagatacattccagttcctacatagaaaatcatgtcatccaaaatcaaccttcaagggcctaatcaaaggcgaaacattaaggtacatgaggacatgtaacaatgaagaagacttcaacaacaaagtcaaaacatttaatgaaaagctattactgcgagaatatccacaacaagaaatatcaaacatcaatgcggaaacaaattacgctacacgaagaacacatttaaatcacaaacaaacgcacaacaacaacaacacaaataaattgatatttgctaccaaatatagtccacacatcaaaacaaaagacatcaaacaagcactcctgaagaactgggaagaaatagaaaaagaccaaacactaaataatttattcacgatgaaaccgatcatcccttacaaaagaaatccaaaaattGGCGACACACTCATAAATGCTCAAGTACACAATCTTAGAGAACGACCGAACACgatgaaacacaacaaactgacccaaacataagtattctagcctccttgctagacgaacaaaacactgacaataattaaGGAAACCGCTGCGAATATCCCTATATCGCAAATTAATTAGCAACAGTATTGCTAGTGCACCAGATCATCTTGCAGtttgtttatcgaaaacacTGCGGGGTGCGTATGCGGTGTCCCCTAGACAAAACACTATTGCAGAAGCCGTTCATATAGCGTGAACGATGGTACATTAAAGGATTAACTTTTACAAGTAAAGTTACATTGCTTTTGCCAGTTTTTGTTGAATTGCTGTGGTAAATTCCATTGCCTAGGGAACATGTTGAAGCAACCAAATTCGACAGACTTTCCCTGAAGAAAAAGTGCAAGAGAGAAAACGATAGGTATACTGTCATGACTTTGGCTTCGTTTCCTTGTACAGGTGTTGTCATCATAAATGCCGTCATTACCACTGTCtcacaaaaactgtaatttGCGCCCGGCATTGAGGTGAAATccgtatttttaacttttattttcataaagtgATCAGTTTACGTCGAGGTTTACAATGTGCGTAGTTTTTCTATATGATGTACAACATGAACCTTTTCACGTTTAACACCCATCGAGCGATATGTCATCTTACCTCAAGCATGTACTTCGACAATTTTCCATCAAGCGGACGGCTTccttgagtgaaattcaaagtctcTAAATTTATAATCTCGTTTCGAAGAAACCGATTTGCCGACCGACCGCTTTAAAGTAGATGCGTATTCTTAGAGTGACAGTGAGAATAGACAGTTGTGTAAGTAACCCGTATTTTATCGGCCGTGCACCGATGtagtttctaaaaagtgactacTTGTAAAACTTCCAGGCTTCGAGGTTCTGTTATCCGACATGTCGTAGCGAAATTCTGTGAGAACTACAAGTAATACAGACAAAAGTTTGGGTCTCTGACGGTTCCATGTATGAGCTgattatcaagttgaaattatTGTGTCGATAGTCGTTGCTGCTGGTCCGCGGCGTGGCGGGAATTTGTCACGTACAAACATTCTTCAACTGTCAGCCATATAAACCTCTCCAGTTTTCATCGACGGCTTTCGTGGTTTCGAAGAAGACCTTTTTTTCTCGGATATATTTCTGACAACCTCGGCTTAGAGGCAAAGTCGATGTCGTCTCGTAGTACACCCTGTGCGAGTCTCGGCCTTGACATGACACAAGCAGACATTCGTCACTGTTCAGTCACATTTATTTGGATGCGTCATTATTCAGGGGGGGGGGTATCGGACTAAAGTGGGCACATAGTAGAGTTTTCTCAAGAAATATAAAACGGAAAAGGACAGtcatatcataaatttcaaagaatgctGAAATGCCATAGTTTTTAATCGTTAATCGATGGCAAAGTTCGTATTTTGACCTCAACGTATCCAATCGAGAAAGTAAACTTGGCATGactcaaagtttgaaaatgtgttgtctTGTCTCCCGCGGCCTGGCATGGCCCGGAGGCACTGACGTTTCGTACTTCGAATTCTGAGAGCTATCAAATCGTCACGATCAGCGGACACgaaattactattttcaaattgtcatcactgaaaaaatacagagaaatgagAAAACACGGTGAGAAAAAAGGCGTTTCATCGATGCTGTTGATAACCTTCCTTTCGCTTCTGATCTACCCAGTGCAAAACTGGTACCTTTTCAAACCACTCATGACTCAGAACCCAACTCATTCCAACTGGCCCGATACAACCGGCCCGAATTCAGAATGTCGAGAAACGTATACAAAGATAGCTACTTCTTATAATAATTCCTTGACAATTTGTTGGGAAGGCAACGACAGCTTTTCCTGCAAACGTAGACAGACCTGCAGTGTGCACTGAAAGGAATAGTTGGCGACATCTTTTCGAAACTCTGAAAATATAGCTAAAGAAGGAGCCATATCTCAGTCAGTACGGCCAAACCTTAGCGTTCACACCGACTATGGGGACAGAGCATTTTCAAACGAAACGGAAATGTCAAGGAAAGGCGATGACttattttctaaaattgaagaaaatgcttaaaatttggctgtgttagtCAATCAagcgaaatatttttgttccaataaaatcagtctcgaTTCTACCCTCTACTAGACTAAATCGACAACGGAGGGTGCATAGGTACGCGGTAGAACGTGTAaatctcaaacaacgggcgaATTGGTTTCGGGCGAGTTGATTCTTGGCTGTTCAAGTTGGAGAAAGTGCGAGTTAATTGTCATTCGtacaaaacggtcaagaaaaCTTCAGGAAAATAGGAAATCAATGACATTTACCGCAGACGTGgtgatacacatacatgtaggcaaaagCAATTTAACTTCATAGAAAGTCAATGCTTTACTTCAGTAATTTATCGGTCATGCAAAATGAACGGCCTCTACTTTATGAGACACCCAACGGTGTTTTTGATAAATAGACTGAAAGATGATCTGCCAAACTTCATGCACATAGCGATAGTGCTGCCAGCTAATCTCTTTGCGATGTAGGTATATTCCCAGCGGTTTCCCTAAGTATATTGGGGCTTGGGTGTACCAACAATTATCGCGAACCACGAACCAcgaacagtgaaacataaatctAAGGAGAGCAATCTCCAAagaaaagcgactgaggaagaaaccacacactggtttcgaaacgtagcgtcaaaggccgggtcaaaggatcaccctgtcattcgacagccagattacggctacgtctcgccatggcttatatctacaccaatagccaaacacacaaaatcaaacacaaacacagagaacgaaaaaatagtgtaggcgatgtgtgcagccgctttccctttattacaaacGCTGTGAGATGATATTGTAGGCGATTCGATCCCTTGACGTGCCGTCCAtcagatttttcaccatatcttCGTTCCAAATGCCTAAAAGACACTTGATTTCTTCCGTAGCCCAGCACACAGTAGCCCAGTTGACTCCTCGACTCGCCATGTCTAAAATGATACTGAATCGTCGAATAGGTCAAAGACTACACTGCATGTCAACTACAGAGGGCGTCAACTGGGACCTGAGTCGGACAAAACGCGTTCACATACGCTGTTTACTGCTCGGCCAGAGACCTGGGTCGGCCACAAACCACCCCTCTTGACTAGGACAGAAATTGTCCGGACAGTGGCCGGCCAGAACCGTTCACACCTGTTTTTTTGGTCGGCCACGAACCTGGCTAGGACAAGGGCCTAGTCTTTTTTGGCTAATGTGAACGGCCCTAGTGTAGTCAACTTCAACAAGAACTAAGaagcatttttgaaaagaaattaaaattagcAGTAAAGTTTTAATACATCTGATACTTGTCATGTGACCAGTGTATGGATTGCTGTATTGTAATTCAAGTGGCATGAGCAAACAGTTGTGTGCAGGGCAGAGCAGTAACAATCGACTCTTTAGAACAGAATTTGTGACCAGATTTTGAAGTCATTTCATGTTAATTGGTACCTGGAACTCCCGCTTCAATTGTCATGAAATGCCATGTATCATTGGTTTACCATGACTATCTATAGAAAGCACATAGTATCTGTAGAGGGTACACAGGCCTCCTTTTTGTGTTGAAAGTAAAGACAAACTCTTTGGAATCAGCTAGAGCTATTATAATCATTTTATGTTCTGTGCTGTTCCCAATAGGAGCACACACACTTCCAGGAGCACAATCTGCTTCAACATCTGGCACACAAGGACAACCAGAGAACAAGGCATCATCCACAGAGAAACCAAGCCTGGCTGCTGAATTCTATGATGATATATACTTTGATTCAGATAGTGGAGATGAGGACAATGTAGGGGAGCCTGGTGATGAGGGAAAGAAGAAAAGTATGTAAATAATTGCTagaaactttacaaatattttggtatgatgtaaacaaatttttgaacagACATGTGACATAGCTTATGGTTCAAATATCACCAACTTTGCTATAACCTTTGAGATTTTGCATAGCAATTTACATTAGTTCAATAAACTGGCAAGTCACAAAAGTAGTGAGCAGGTCAATTTTGTATCTTGTTTTAAATGCAGCATGTTATATATTTTGGTCACTCCAATATGTTTGGAAGGTTTTATTAAAAGTTAATTGTATTACCAGAGATCAGCGTTCTAACTCAACTACAAATCCATTATATTCAcaggaaaaacaaaacacaggGTGCTTACCAATGAAGAGTTGTTCTATGATCCTAACATCGATGAACAGAATGAGCTCTGGATGAACCGACAGAGGGACATGTACAGATCAGTCTCTGCAAAAGGAGGCTCTGCAGTCAATTCTACTTCCCTGCAAGGAAATTCTGGGACTGAACAAAAAGCAGCGGCAAATACTGATGCtgtgttgaactgtccagcGTGTATGACTCTGCTGTGCTTGGACTGTCAAAGACATGAAGTGTACGTACATCAATACAGAGCCATGTTCGTTGTCAATTGCATGATTGTGCGAGATGAGATTTTGCGATACAAAGAACCTCCACGAAAGGCGGGCAGGAAGAAGCGCAGGAAACATAAGCCAGAGTTTGTTAGATCAAATGCTGAGGATGGAGAAACAAGTGTGGCTGATGAAGAAGTCTATCACCCTGTTAAATGTGGAGTCTGCAATACAGAAGTGGCTGTGTATGATAGCGATGAAGTGTATCATTTCCACAACGTTTTATCAAGTGCCCCATAAAATTTATGGTTTAGATCTCACTGTCCTCCACATGAACGTTACTTGACTTTAAATAAGTGCAGACAGTAAAATGAGCTTGTCCAATGCTTTCTTGAATCTCTCCATAACTAATGGAGGGTTATAGTTTTCACCATCCCATAGCTGTACCAAGAGAATGTGTATAAGTCCAAAGTGCCTTTGTCACTCATGTTTGACTAATACTTCATTTTTGAAAAGGACATAAAAAATTTGTACTACTTGTACATACTAATGACGAATAAAGTAATGGTTAGCAACAGTCAATGGAATGAAGAGACTTTTTATGAAAAGCAGCAACCCACCTagctatctatccatccatctactGGTATATGTATAAAATAACATTAATTCCGCGTGATACAATATCACAAGACGAGTATCACGAGAGGACACTTTTACTTTGGTATGGTAGATTGTATCATTAATTTTTGATGTACCAGGCTGCATAgttttgtatatgtgtgtgtccaTGGCAACAGTTGCCAACCATTGTGCATTTGAGT includes the following:
- the LOC139149992 gene encoding E2F-associated phosphoprotein-like, yielding MADYDDYCIFEDSDDEDRRAESSEDELQIILHGTPKQKRRLCRSLSRGSLDLTDASSSGDEFEKEVEAELDATMRSLEEQHKNMGAHTLPGAQSASTSGTQGQPENKASSTEKPSLAAEFYDDIYFDSDSGDEDNVGEPGDEGKKKRKTKHRVLTNEELFYDPNIDEQNELWMNRQRDMYRSVSAKGGSAVNSTSLQGNSGTEQKAAANTDAVLNCPACMTLLCLDCQRHEVYVHQYRAMFVVNCMIVRDEILRYKEPPRKAGRKKRRKHKPEFVRSNAEDGETSVADEEVYHPVKCGVCNTEVAVYDSDEVYHFHNVLSSAP